One region of Primulina tabacum isolate GXHZ01 chromosome 1, ASM2559414v2, whole genome shotgun sequence genomic DNA includes:
- the LOC142544961 gene encoding uncharacterized protein LOC142544961 isoform X4: MQNTHHPLGYIKSEKLAQIFGQRREKIWRVERDLSSKTRIKRKGKKIEIRDNKSQDLSRKRFYLIVVICVSQKMGDLQPSTGRKRPRYQESGEETDPENVADCSEEDFSFNDTLVALQMMRAQFSAIEKLYSSIVDRTQVDRDLESLRRDRVLRVFKLNTGQDDHAIMFMDDYVKQIEGVMRRLEEKKKNDVTVFEWFKMHVIQSKLDTSIEHEELCSLLSLGGVVKEDHITQLINTGLLVCQLIDRNMYWFSIPNIGSVLKGLSQGRKELLSLLNRKRYKEMLLATLEKKRLQLSPLDIRFHLRDLIGSGHLKTVQTPSGLVVRVAKD; the protein is encoded by the exons ATGCAGAACACGCATCATCCGCTAGGATATATAAAATCCGAAAAATTGGCTCAAATATTTGGGCAGAGAAGGGAAAAAATCTGGAGAGTAGAGAGAGATTTGAGCTCGAAAACAAGAATCAAGAGAAAAGGCAAGAAAATTGAGATAAGAGACAACAAAAGTCAAGACTTATCCAGAAAGAGGTTTTATTTGATTGTAGTAATTTGTGTGAGCCAGAAAATGGGGGATTTACAGCCGTCCACAGGCCGCAAACGCCCAAGATATCAAGAATCCGGAGAGGAAACTGACCCGGAAAATGTGGCTGATTGTTCAG AGGAGGATTTCTCATTTAATGATACTCTGGTTGCTCTTCAGATGATGCGAGCTCAGTTTTCAGCTATTGAAAAG TTGTACAGCAGCATAGTGGATAGGACACAAGTGGACCGAGATTTAGAG TCCTTGCGAAGGGACAGAGTGTTGCGTGTATTTAAGTTAAATACTGGACAGGATGATCATGCCATAATGTTTATGGATGACTACGTGAAACAG ATTGAAGGTGTTATGAGAAGGTTggaagaaaagaagaaaaatgatgtCACCGTTTTTGAGTggtttaaaatgcatgtgataCAATCCAAGTTGGATACTAGCATTGAGCATGAAGAACTT TGCTCGCTTCTGTCATTGGGTGGAGTGGTGAAAGAGGATCACATCACTCAATTAATTAACACTGGTCTTCTT GTTTGCCAACTTATCGATCGAAACATGTATTGGTTTTCAATTCCGAACATTGGTTCAGTGCTCAAAGGTCTCTCACAG GGAAGGAAGGAGCTTTTGTCTTTACTGAATCGTAAGCGATACAAAGAGATGCTGTTGGCTACTTTGGAGAAGAAGCGTCTCCAACTTTCTCCTCTTGATataagatttcatcttcgagaTCTGATTGGTTCAGGCCACCTGAAAACCGTCCAGACACCCAGTGGATTGGTGGTTCGGGTTGCAAAGGATTAA
- the LOC142544961 gene encoding uncharacterized protein LOC142544961 isoform X2, whose protein sequence is MQNTHHPLGYIKSEKLAQIFGQRREKIWRVERDLSSKTRIKRKGKKIEIRDNKSQDLSRKRFYLIVVICVSQKMGDLQPSTGRKRPRYQESGEETDPENVADCSEEDFSFNDTLVALQMMRAQFSAIEKVSVQPFVLRSQLYSSIVDRTQVDRDLESLRRDRVLRVFKLNTGQDDHAIMFMDDYVKQIEGVMRRLEEKKKNDVTVFEWFKMHVIQSKLDTSIEHEELCSLLSLGGVVKEDHITQLINTGLLVCQLIDRNMYWFSIPNIGSVLKGLSQGRKELLSLLNRKRYKEMLLATLEKKRLQLSPLDIRFHLRDLIGSGHLKTVQTPSGLVVRVAKD, encoded by the exons ATGCAGAACACGCATCATCCGCTAGGATATATAAAATCCGAAAAATTGGCTCAAATATTTGGGCAGAGAAGGGAAAAAATCTGGAGAGTAGAGAGAGATTTGAGCTCGAAAACAAGAATCAAGAGAAAAGGCAAGAAAATTGAGATAAGAGACAACAAAAGTCAAGACTTATCCAGAAAGAGGTTTTATTTGATTGTAGTAATTTGTGTGAGCCAGAAAATGGGGGATTTACAGCCGTCCACAGGCCGCAAACGCCCAAGATATCAAGAATCCGGAGAGGAAACTGACCCGGAAAATGTGGCTGATTGTTCAG AGGAGGATTTCTCATTTAATGATACTCTGGTTGCTCTTCAGATGATGCGAGCTCAGTTTTCAGCTATTGAAAAG GTGTCTGTTCAACCTTTTGTTTTGCGGTCACAGTTGTACAGCAGCATAGTGGATAGGACACAAGTGGACCGAGATTTAGAG TCCTTGCGAAGGGACAGAGTGTTGCGTGTATTTAAGTTAAATACTGGACAGGATGATCATGCCATAATGTTTATGGATGACTACGTGAAACAG ATTGAAGGTGTTATGAGAAGGTTggaagaaaagaagaaaaatgatgtCACCGTTTTTGAGTggtttaaaatgcatgtgataCAATCCAAGTTGGATACTAGCATTGAGCATGAAGAACTT TGCTCGCTTCTGTCATTGGGTGGAGTGGTGAAAGAGGATCACATCACTCAATTAATTAACACTGGTCTTCTT GTTTGCCAACTTATCGATCGAAACATGTATTGGTTTTCAATTCCGAACATTGGTTCAGTGCTCAAAGGTCTCTCACAG GGAAGGAAGGAGCTTTTGTCTTTACTGAATCGTAAGCGATACAAAGAGATGCTGTTGGCTACTTTGGAGAAGAAGCGTCTCCAACTTTCTCCTCTTGATataagatttcatcttcgagaTCTGATTGGTTCAGGCCACCTGAAAACCGTCCAGACACCCAGTGGATTGGTGGTTCGGGTTGCAAAGGATTAA
- the LOC142544961 gene encoding uncharacterized protein LOC142544961 isoform X3: protein MQNTHHPLGYIKSEKLAQIFGQRREKIWRVERDLSSKTRIKRKGKKIEIRDNKSQDLSRKRFYLIVVICVSQKMGDLQPSTGRKRPRYQESGEETDPENVADCSGFSFREEDFSFNDTLVALQMMRAQFSAIEKLYSSIVDRTQVDRDLESLRRDRVLRVFKLNTGQDDHAIMFMDDYVKQIEGVMRRLEEKKKNDVTVFEWFKMHVIQSKLDTSIEHEELCSLLSLGGVVKEDHITQLINTGLLVCQLIDRNMYWFSIPNIGSVLKGLSQGRKELLSLLNRKRYKEMLLATLEKKRLQLSPLDIRFHLRDLIGSGHLKTVQTPSGLVVRVAKD, encoded by the exons ATGCAGAACACGCATCATCCGCTAGGATATATAAAATCCGAAAAATTGGCTCAAATATTTGGGCAGAGAAGGGAAAAAATCTGGAGAGTAGAGAGAGATTTGAGCTCGAAAACAAGAATCAAGAGAAAAGGCAAGAAAATTGAGATAAGAGACAACAAAAGTCAAGACTTATCCAGAAAGAGGTTTTATTTGATTGTAGTAATTTGTGTGAGCCAGAAAATGGGGGATTTACAGCCGTCCACAGGCCGCAAACGCCCAAGATATCAAGAATCCGGAGAGGAAACTGACCCGGAAAATGTGGCTGATTGTTCAGGTTTTTCCTTCCGAG AGGAGGATTTCTCATTTAATGATACTCTGGTTGCTCTTCAGATGATGCGAGCTCAGTTTTCAGCTATTGAAAAG TTGTACAGCAGCATAGTGGATAGGACACAAGTGGACCGAGATTTAGAG TCCTTGCGAAGGGACAGAGTGTTGCGTGTATTTAAGTTAAATACTGGACAGGATGATCATGCCATAATGTTTATGGATGACTACGTGAAACAG ATTGAAGGTGTTATGAGAAGGTTggaagaaaagaagaaaaatgatgtCACCGTTTTTGAGTggtttaaaatgcatgtgataCAATCCAAGTTGGATACTAGCATTGAGCATGAAGAACTT TGCTCGCTTCTGTCATTGGGTGGAGTGGTGAAAGAGGATCACATCACTCAATTAATTAACACTGGTCTTCTT GTTTGCCAACTTATCGATCGAAACATGTATTGGTTTTCAATTCCGAACATTGGTTCAGTGCTCAAAGGTCTCTCACAG GGAAGGAAGGAGCTTTTGTCTTTACTGAATCGTAAGCGATACAAAGAGATGCTGTTGGCTACTTTGGAGAAGAAGCGTCTCCAACTTTCTCCTCTTGATataagatttcatcttcgagaTCTGATTGGTTCAGGCCACCTGAAAACCGTCCAGACACCCAGTGGATTGGTGGTTCGGGTTGCAAAGGATTAA
- the LOC142544961 gene encoding uncharacterized protein LOC142544961 isoform X1 translates to MQNTHHPLGYIKSEKLAQIFGQRREKIWRVERDLSSKTRIKRKGKKIEIRDNKSQDLSRKRFYLIVVICVSQKMGDLQPSTGRKRPRYQESGEETDPENVADCSGFSFREEDFSFNDTLVALQMMRAQFSAIEKVSVQPFVLRSQLYSSIVDRTQVDRDLESLRRDRVLRVFKLNTGQDDHAIMFMDDYVKQIEGVMRRLEEKKKNDVTVFEWFKMHVIQSKLDTSIEHEELCSLLSLGGVVKEDHITQLINTGLLVCQLIDRNMYWFSIPNIGSVLKGLSQGRKELLSLLNRKRYKEMLLATLEKKRLQLSPLDIRFHLRDLIGSGHLKTVQTPSGLVVRVAKD, encoded by the exons ATGCAGAACACGCATCATCCGCTAGGATATATAAAATCCGAAAAATTGGCTCAAATATTTGGGCAGAGAAGGGAAAAAATCTGGAGAGTAGAGAGAGATTTGAGCTCGAAAACAAGAATCAAGAGAAAAGGCAAGAAAATTGAGATAAGAGACAACAAAAGTCAAGACTTATCCAGAAAGAGGTTTTATTTGATTGTAGTAATTTGTGTGAGCCAGAAAATGGGGGATTTACAGCCGTCCACAGGCCGCAAACGCCCAAGATATCAAGAATCCGGAGAGGAAACTGACCCGGAAAATGTGGCTGATTGTTCAGGTTTTTCCTTCCGAG AGGAGGATTTCTCATTTAATGATACTCTGGTTGCTCTTCAGATGATGCGAGCTCAGTTTTCAGCTATTGAAAAG GTGTCTGTTCAACCTTTTGTTTTGCGGTCACAGTTGTACAGCAGCATAGTGGATAGGACACAAGTGGACCGAGATTTAGAG TCCTTGCGAAGGGACAGAGTGTTGCGTGTATTTAAGTTAAATACTGGACAGGATGATCATGCCATAATGTTTATGGATGACTACGTGAAACAG ATTGAAGGTGTTATGAGAAGGTTggaagaaaagaagaaaaatgatgtCACCGTTTTTGAGTggtttaaaatgcatgtgataCAATCCAAGTTGGATACTAGCATTGAGCATGAAGAACTT TGCTCGCTTCTGTCATTGGGTGGAGTGGTGAAAGAGGATCACATCACTCAATTAATTAACACTGGTCTTCTT GTTTGCCAACTTATCGATCGAAACATGTATTGGTTTTCAATTCCGAACATTGGTTCAGTGCTCAAAGGTCTCTCACAG GGAAGGAAGGAGCTTTTGTCTTTACTGAATCGTAAGCGATACAAAGAGATGCTGTTGGCTACTTTGGAGAAGAAGCGTCTCCAACTTTCTCCTCTTGATataagatttcatcttcgagaTCTGATTGGTTCAGGCCACCTGAAAACCGTCCAGACACCCAGTGGATTGGTGGTTCGGGTTGCAAAGGATTAA
- the LOC142544961 gene encoding uncharacterized protein LOC142544961 isoform X5, which yields MQNTHHPLGYIKSEKLAQIFGQRREKIWRVERDLSSKTRIKRKGKKIEIRDNKSQDLSRKRFYLIVVICVSQKMGDLQPSTGRKRPRYQESGEETDPENVADCSGFSFREEDFSFNDTLVALQMMRAQFSAIEKVSVQPFVLRSQLYSSIVDRTQVDRDLESLRRDRVLRVFKLNTGQDDHAIMFMDDYVKQIEGVMRRLEEKKKNDVTVFEWFKMHVIQSKLDTSIEHEELCSLLSLGGVVKEDHITQLINTGLLVCQLIDRNMYWFSIPNIGSVLKGLSQEGAFVFTES from the exons ATGCAGAACACGCATCATCCGCTAGGATATATAAAATCCGAAAAATTGGCTCAAATATTTGGGCAGAGAAGGGAAAAAATCTGGAGAGTAGAGAGAGATTTGAGCTCGAAAACAAGAATCAAGAGAAAAGGCAAGAAAATTGAGATAAGAGACAACAAAAGTCAAGACTTATCCAGAAAGAGGTTTTATTTGATTGTAGTAATTTGTGTGAGCCAGAAAATGGGGGATTTACAGCCGTCCACAGGCCGCAAACGCCCAAGATATCAAGAATCCGGAGAGGAAACTGACCCGGAAAATGTGGCTGATTGTTCAGGTTTTTCCTTCCGAG AGGAGGATTTCTCATTTAATGATACTCTGGTTGCTCTTCAGATGATGCGAGCTCAGTTTTCAGCTATTGAAAAG GTGTCTGTTCAACCTTTTGTTTTGCGGTCACAGTTGTACAGCAGCATAGTGGATAGGACACAAGTGGACCGAGATTTAGAG TCCTTGCGAAGGGACAGAGTGTTGCGTGTATTTAAGTTAAATACTGGACAGGATGATCATGCCATAATGTTTATGGATGACTACGTGAAACAG ATTGAAGGTGTTATGAGAAGGTTggaagaaaagaagaaaaatgatgtCACCGTTTTTGAGTggtttaaaatgcatgtgataCAATCCAAGTTGGATACTAGCATTGAGCATGAAGAACTT TGCTCGCTTCTGTCATTGGGTGGAGTGGTGAAAGAGGATCACATCACTCAATTAATTAACACTGGTCTTCTT GTTTGCCAACTTATCGATCGAAACATGTATTGGTTTTCAATTCCGAACATTGGTTCAGTGCTCAAAGGTCTCTCACAG GAAGGAGCTTTTGTCTTTACTGAATCGTAA